A part of Setaria viridis chromosome 8, Setaria_viridis_v4.0, whole genome shotgun sequence genomic DNA contains:
- the LOC117833281 gene encoding LOW QUALITY PROTEIN: putative disease resistance protein RGA4 (The sequence of the model RefSeq protein was modified relative to this genomic sequence to represent the inferred CDS: inserted 1 base in 1 codon) — translation MAAVLDALASYVQNMVVDMAKEEVHMLLGVSEEIDKMAVKLDLKNFLADADSRNITDLSVKAWVGELRDTLYEASNILDLCQLKAMERCPRPDIRCFNPSLFCMRNPLHAHDMGKRIKKLNQRLEQIRNRSVDFGFINLGSYEYRNRRVASSRPSSRETSGELDESGLVGEKIQEDTRNLVEILXEKEGTNSEENKIKVFAIVGVGGIGKTILAQKIFNNEEIQQEFTKRMWLCVNKDFSETELLMSAIEVAGGHRTTANTKAVPEQILKEAVKGHKALLVMDDVWDHRVWEGVLQTPLANALARGSSVLMTTRHTTVARGTKAEEPYHHVQKLRPEDAWSLLKKQEMKILNLRLTS, via the exons ATGGCAGCAGTCCTTGATGCTTTGGCATCCTACGTCCAAAACATGGTGGTGGATATGGCCAAAGAAGAGGTGCATATGTTGCTAGGGGTTTCTGAGGAGATCGACAAGATGGCTGTCAAGCTTGACCTCAAGAACTTTCTCGCCGATGCAGACAGCAGGAACATCACCGACCTAAGTGTGAAGGCATGGGTTGGAGAGCTTCGGGACACATTGTATGAAGCCAGCAACATTCTTGATCTGTGCCAACTCAAGGCGATGGAGCGATGTCCAAGGCCTGACATACGGTGCTTTAACCCATCGCTCTTTTGCATGCGGAATCCTCTACACGCGCATGACATGGGCAAGCGCATCAAGAAGCTTAACCAGAGGTTAGAACAAATCAGAAACCGTAGCGTGGACTTCGGATTCATCAACCTCGGTTCATATGAGTACCGTAATAGAAGGGTGGCGTCATCTCGTCCTAGTAGCCGTGAGACATCAGGGGAGCTTGACGAGTCTGGTTTGGTTGGTGAGAAAATTCAGGAGGACACAAGAAATCTGGTGGAGATTC AGGAAAAGGAAGGAACAAACagtgaagaaaacaaaataaaagttttTGCTATTGTGGGAGTTGGCGGGATAGGCAAGACCATCCTCGCCCAGAAGATCTTCAACAATGAAGAAATCCAACAAGAGTTCACAAAGAGGATGTGGTTGTGTGTCAATAAAGATTTTAGTGAGACTGAGCTGCTAATGAGCGCCATAGAAGTTGCAGGAGGCCACCGAACAACTGCAAATACAAAGGCCGTGCCTGAACAAATCCTTAAGGAAGCAGTGAAGGGACACAAGGCATTACTGGTGATGGATGATGTTTGGGACCACCGCGTTTGGGAGGGAGTGCTCCAAACTCCATTAGCCAATGCTCTAGCTCGAGGTAGCAGTGTCCTTATGACCACAAGGCATACTACGGTCGCTCGAGGGACCAAAGCTGAGGAGCCCTACCACCATGTCCAAAAATTACGTCCTGAGGATGCCTGGTCCCTTCTCAAGAAGCAG GAAATGAAAATACTGAACCTGAGATTGACAAGCTAA